A region of the Pseudomonadota bacterium genome:
GCCCTCGGGCAGCCCGGGTTGGTAGATCCACTCGAGGATGCGATCGCGGTCGAGGACGTCGCCGTAGTCGGCCAGCAGCGTGCTGTCCATGTGGGCCATGAAGGTGTCCGTGTCGACGCTCTGGAAGGCGAAGCGGTCGAAGTAGTCGAGGAGGAAGGCGTCGAAGGTCTCACGGCCCAATCGTTGTTCTAACTCGTAGAGGAACAGGGCGCCCTTCTCGTAGGGGATGTCCGAGAACGCGGCGTCGGGATCGCCACCGGCCTCAGGCATCACCAAGCGCGTGATGCTCGCGTCCATCGACGCGAGGGAGCCTTGCAGGTCCGCGTAGCCGAGTGCCATCTCCATGCGGTAGCGGCGTGAGCCGTACACCCGCTCCATGATGCGGTTGGTGAGGTAGGTGGTGAAGCCCTCGTTCATCCACAGGTGCGCCCAGTTGCTGTTGGTCACGAGGTTGCCGGACCAGGAGTGGGCCAGCTCGTGAGCGATCAAGGCCACTAGGCTGCGGTCGCCGGCGATCACCGTCGGGGTGATGAAGGACAGGCGCGGGTTCTCCATACCGCCGAAGGGGAAGCTCGGCGGCAGGATCAGCAGGTCGTAGCGGCCCCAGCGGTAGGGGCCGTAGGCTTGCTCGGCGAGTTCTAGCATGCGCTCCGTGTCGGCGAACTCGTCGGCCGCGGCATCCAGCAGTTCCGCCTCCGCGTAGACGCCCGTGCGCTCGCCCATGGCCTTGAACTCCAGGTCGCCAGCGGCGATGGCCAGGAGGTAGGAGGGAATGCGCTGGGGCATTTCGAAGCGGTAGACGCCATCCTCGGCCAGCTCGGGCGTGTTGTTCGCACTCATCACGGCGCGCAGCCCCGGCGGCACGCGAACGATCGCCTCGTAGGTAAAGCGGATGGCAGGCGTGTCCTGCAGCGGCACGAAGCTGCGCGCGTGGATCGCCTGGGCCTGGCTGAAGAGGAAGGGGTGGCGCTGGCCGGCCGTTTGCCGCGGTTCCAGCCACTGCAAGCCCGAAGCGCTGGGCGAGGTGCGGTAGGCCACCTCGACGCGGTCGGCGTCGTCCGGGACGGTGATCGTGAGCGCCGCGCCCATGACGGTGTCGAACTCACCGACGGTGAAGGGGACTGACGTCAGGGGGCCGTCGCCGTCCGCCGCGCGCACGTCGCTGATCACCAGCTCGCGCGTGTCCAGCACCAGCTCGCTACCGTCACCGGTGCGCGCCAGGTGGAGCGTCGCCGACCCTTCGAGCACCTTGCGCTCGAAATCGACCGTGAGGTCGAGGGCGAGGTGGTCGGTGAGGAAGGGCGCCGTCGACGCCGCACTGTGTACGTCTTCGGCGGCCGCCGTCTCCGTGCGGGCGGGCGGTGGCGGCGCCGCCGGCGGGTCACCCGCGCAGCCGGCGAGGGCGAGGGCGACTAGCAGGGAGGCGGGGACGGCAGGCGAGGCGCGCAGAAGTCGAGGCACGTGAGTCTCCGGAGGCGAACGTGGCGTAGCGCGACAGTTTGCCCTATGAGGCCCGAGTGTCCTGTCCCGCAAGTTCGTTAAAGAATTCGCGGGTACTTTTTGCCCCTAGGCACGTTGCTCCTCCTCCCGTGGGGCCTGCCACGCTCGTCCTCGCGCCGCGCCTAGGAGCAAAAAGCCCCGTGCGACTTCTTCAACGAACTTACGGGACAGGACACTAGAAAGCCAGGGTGACCTGTGTGCCGCGCTCCCCGCTGCTCACGGAAATGGCGCCGCCGTGGGCGCTCATGATCTGCCGGCTGAGGCTCAGGCCGATACCGCTGCCCTCGCGTTTGGTGGTGAAGAAGGGCACGAAGATCTGCTCCAGCACCTCCTTGGAGATGCCGGGGCCGTTATCCGTCACCTCGATGATCACGCGTCCGTGGTGCAGTCGGGCGGTGAGTTGCAGCTTAGGGCTATCGACGCCGGCTAGGGCGTCGGTGGCGTTCTTGAGCAGGTTGATCAGCACCTGGTCCAGCAGCTGCGGGTCGGCGTTCACCTGCAGGCTTTCCGGCGTGACCGACAGCTGCACGTCCACACCGCGCAGCTTGTCGTCGCTCAGGCGTACGGCCGCCTGTAGCACGTCGTGTACGGGCAGTCGTTCCACCTTGGGTCGGGGTACCCGCAGCACCTCGCGGTAGCGTGCGACGAAACCCATGAGACCCTCGCTGCGCCGGGCGATGGTCTGAATCGCCTCGCGCACATCGTCGATCGAATCCTCTTCCCCCAGCATTTCATCGCAAGTGTTGGCCAGGGAGGTGACGGGCGTGAGCGTGTTCATGATCTCGTGGGTGAGCACGCGGATGAGGTTGCGCCAGGCGGTCGACTCGCGCTCGGTCAGTTCACCGGAGAGATTCTCCAGCGAATAAATCCGCTCGGTACGTTCCTCGGACCGGATCTGCGCCACGCTCACGCGCAGCTCGGCGGGGATGCCGCGCAGGCGGGTTTGCAGCAGGCGCTGGTCGCCAGGTTCGATCGCCTGCATGCGTTCGGCGAGATCGGGGTCGAGGGTGGAGAGCTCGTTGAGATCGGCGAGGGCGGTGATGCCCGTCAGGCGGCGCGCCGGTTGGTTCATGAAGGTAACGGAGCCGTCGTGGCGCACGGCGATGAGGGGCACCGGTACGTGGCGGACGACCGTTTCCAGGTAGTTCGCCTGCAGGTCGCGTTGGGCGCGGGTTTCGCCGAAGCGGGCCAGGATGCGGTTGAAGGCGCGCTTGAGTTCGGCGTCGAGATCGTCGGTGACGAAGCGCTTGGCGAGATCCTCGTAGTTCACCGCCGAGAAGAACTCCTCCAGCGTCTCCACGTGGCGCTCGACGAAACGGACCAACGCCATCAGCTGGAAGGTGGCGATGATCCCCAGCACCAGGGGCACGGCCACGTGATCGGTGCTGGTGAGGGCGAGGCCGAGCAGGGCCAGGGTGAGGCCGAGGAGCAGGGCTTGCAGGGTCGCCAGAAGGCGGAAGCGGGCCCGCAGGCGCGCCTTCACAGGTCGAACTTCCGCATGCGCCGGTAGAGGGCGGCGCGGGTGATGCCTAAGGCGCGGGCCGCGTCGGCCACGCTGCCGTCCGCTTGGCTCAGGGCGGTCTTGACCAGGCGCCGCTCGTTCTCCTCGAGGTTGAGGTTGCCCGAGGGGGGCGGCGGCGACGCGGGGCTGGCGTGCGCAGCACCGGGGAGGTTGAAGTCCTGTACGTCCAAGTGATCGCCAGCGCCGAGGATCAGTGCGCGCTCGACCGCGTGCGAGAGCTCACGCACGTTCCCCGGCCAGCGGTGGGCGCGCAGGGCGGCCAGGGCCGCGTCACTCGGCTGGCGTGCCGTCAGGCGGTATTTGCGGGCGTGCAGCTGGGTGAGGTGTTCGATGAGGGGCGGCAGATCCTCGAGGCGTTCACGCAGTGGCGGGAGGCGCACCTCGATCGTGTTGAGGCGGTAGAGCAGGTCTTCGCGGAAGCGGCCTTCCGCCACCATCTTCTCGAGATCCTGGTTGGTGGCCGCCAGGAGCCGCACGTCCACGGGCACGGGGGTATCGGCGCCGAGCGGTACGACCTCGCGGCTCTCCAGTACGCGCAGGAGACGCGTCTGCAGGGCCAGCGGGAGGTTGCCTAACTCATCCAGGAACAAGGTGCCGCCTTGCGCTGCCTGAAAGCGCCCCGCGCGGTCTTGCTTAGCGTCGGTGAATGCGCCCTTTCGGTGGCCGAAGAGCTCGCTCTCGAAGAGGTGTTCGGGGATCGCGCCCAGATCGACGGCGACCAGGGGACGGTTGGCCCGCGGGGACAAGGCGTGGAGGGCGCGGGCGATCACCTCCTTGCCCGTGCCGTTCTCGCCCCGGATCAGCACCGTGGCGTCGGTGGGCGCTACGCGTTCGACCGTGCGCAGCACCTCGAGCATCTTCGCTGACGTGGCCACGAAGTCGTCGATCGGCTGGGGGTGGGCGAGGGCGGCGAGGCGCGTGCGCGACTCGCGCAGGGCGAGGGCCACGCCGAGGGTGGCCACCAGCTTGTCGTTCTGCCAGGGCTTGAGCACGAAGTCGGCGGCCCCCTCGCGCATGGCGCGCACGGCGGTGTCGAGATCGCCGAAGGCCGTCATCAGCACCACCACCGCGTCGGGGTCGATCTCCAGGATGCGCTTGAGCCAGCGCAGGCCGTCCGCGCCGGTGTTGTCGCCGATCGCGAAGTTCATATCGAGCAGGAAGACGTCGATGCGCTCGCTGCCCATGAGGGCCTCGATGCGGCTCGGGTCGTCGGTGGTGAGGATGCGGCCGAAGTGGCGGCGCAGTAGCAGGCGTGCGGTGGTGAGCACGTCGGCGTCGTCGTCGATGACGAGGAAGGTTCCCTGGCCTGGCATGGCGGGGACTCTACCGCACGCTTGTTCGAAAACGAACGCCTCGAGGTGTTCGTTTTCGAAAATCGAACAGCACTCCATGTTCCCGAGCGGCACTAAGTGGCTGATTTGATTGGGAGGTGATTTTTGGCATGGAAATCGCTCTATCCAAGCCATGAACACTCGGAACCCGCACACCCCCGAGCACGCGATGGACCGCCCCGTTCAGCGCCGAGCCCATCGCTTCTGGATTGGAGCAGCCATCGCCATCGTCGCCGTGGCCGGCGGCGCGTTCGCCCTGCGCGGCCTCGAGCCCACCACGTCCTTCACCCTCGACGGCCAGCGCCTGCGCATCGCCGAGGTGTCTGAAGGCACCTACGAGGATTTCATCCCCCTGCGCGCAAGCGTGGAGCCGCAGCGCACGGTGTTCCTGGACGCGATCGAGGGCGGGCGCGTGGAGGACGTGCTGGTGGAGGAGGGGGCCTTCGTGGAGGCCGGTCAGCCCCTGGTGGAGCTGTCCAACACCACCTTGCAGCTGGAGGTGATCGCTCGCGAGTCCGAGATCTCCGAGCAGTTGAACAACCTGCGCAACACGGAGCTCGCCATCGAGCAGAACCGCCTGAGCCTCAAGAGCGACCTGGTGGAGATCGACTACCAGATCACGCGCCTCAGCCGTCTCGTGGCGCGCTACGAGACCCTCGAGGGTCGCCAGTTCCTCTCCAACAACGAATACCAGGAGAGCAAGGACGAGCTCGCCTACTGGCGTTCCCGCCGCGAGGTCACTCGCGAGAGCCAAAAGGTGGATGAGCGCATCCGCCTGGTGCAGGTGGATCAGCTTCGCAATTCCGTTAGCCAGCTGGAGCGCAACCTGGCGCTCGCCCGGGAGAAGCTCGACATGCTGATGGTGCGGGCGCCGCGCGATGGACACCTTACCTCGCTGAATGCGGAACTCGGCGAGTCGAAGGCGCCTGGGGAGCGCCTCGGGCAGATCGACGATGTCGACGGCTTCAAGGCCTCGGCGCTGGTCAACGAGTTCTACGTGGGCCAGGTGCGCCTCGGCCAGCAGGCCGTGTTCACCGACGGCGGCCGCGAGTACGGCCTGGAGATCAGCAAGATCTATCCGGAGGTGCAGGGCGCTCAGTTCCGCGTCGATCTGCGCTTCCTCGGCAACGCGCCGACCGACATCCGTCGCGGCCAGACCCTGCAGCTGCGCCTGCAGCTGGGGGATTCGCAAGGTGATGCGGTGCTGCTCGCCAATGGCCCCTTCTTCAACGACACGGGTGGTGCCTGGGCCTTCGTCCTCGACGCCGACGGCACGGCCGCCCGCCGGCGACCGGTGCAGTTCGGTCGCCGCAACCCGAATCGCCTCGAGGTGGAAGCGGGCCTGGTGCCCGGGGACCGCGTGATCGTGTCCTCCTACGCCACCTTCATCGACGTCGATCGACTGCAGATCGAACGCTAACCCGACAACTTGACCAAAGGATTAGGCATGATCGAATTACACGACGTAAGCAAGGTCTACCGCACCAGCACAGTGGAAACCACGGCGCTGCGCAACGTGAGCGTCGATGTGGGCGCGGGCGAGTTCATCGCCATCATGGGCCCCTCGGGCTGCGGCAAGTCCACCCTGCTGAACGTGCTCGGCATGCTCGACTCGCCGAGCAGCGGTCGCTACGTCTTCGATGGTGAAGATATTGCCGGCTACGGCGAGGGTCGCCTGGCGCAGCTGCGTAAGCGCAGCATCGGCTTCATCTTCCAGAGCTTCAACCTGGTCGACGAGCTCACCGTGGCGGAGAACGTGATGCTGCCGTTGCTGTACCAGAAGGTGCCGGCGCGTGAACGCCGCCAGCGTGTACAGACGGTGCTCGAGAAGATCAATATCGCGCATCGGGCGGACCATCGCCCGCAGCAGCTCTCGGGCGGTCAGCAGCAGCGCGTGGCCGTTGCCCGCGCGGTGGTGACCAATCCCAAGCTCATCCTCGCGGACGAGCCCACGGGCAACCTCGACAGCGCCAACGGCGAAGAGGTGCTGAATCTCCTCAACCAGCTCAACGAGGAGGGCACCACGATCATCATGGTCACCCACGACGCCACCCACGCCAACCATGCGAGCCGCACCGTGCACATGCTCGACGGCAGCGTGCTGGCGGAGAACGTGGTGCCGGCGCCGCGCCGCGGCCGGGAGGTGGCCAATGCTTGACAACTACCTGCGGGTGGCCTGGCGACACATCGCCGGCAACCCCCTGTTCAGTACCATCAACGTGATCGGCCTCGCCATCGGCCTCGCCTCGTGCATCGTCATCACGCTCTTCGTGCGCTACGAGCTCAGCTACGACAAGCATTGGGTGGACGCGGATCGTACCCATCGCGTGGTGCGCGACTTCTACGGCAACAACCTGCGCTTGGCCGCCGTGGCGCCGCCAATCGGGCCGTTGCTCCAGCAGGACTTCCCCGAGGTGGAAGACCAGGTGCGCATGCTCGTGCCCGGGCAGATCACCCTGGTCGTCGACGGCGAGCCTCGGGTCGAGGATCACATGGTGGTGGCGGATACGCACGCCATCGACTTCCTGGGGCTCGAAGTGCTGGAGGGGGATCGCGCCTCGGCCCTCGCGAGTCCCACCTCCCTGGTGATGACCCGTCGCGGCGCCGAGCGTTACTTCGGCAGTGAGTCGGCGGTCGGCAAGACGCTGCAGCTGATGGGGCGCCTGGAGCTCACGGTCACGGCGGTGATCGAGGATCTGCCGACGAATACGCACATGGCCTTCGAGATGCTCGCCTCGATCACGGCCGTGCCGCTGCTCCTGGGCGAAGACCAGCTCGAGAACTGGGGCAGCAACAACTACTACACGTATCTACGCTTGCAACCGGGCACCTCGCCGGAAGCCCTCGAGGAACGCTTCCCCGGCTTCCTGAT
Encoded here:
- a CDS encoding M1 family aminopeptidase/hydrolase, producing the protein MPRLLRASPAVPASLLVALALAGCAGDPPAAPPPPARTETAAAEDVHSAASTAPFLTDHLALDLTVDFERKVLEGSATLHLARTGDGSELVLDTRELVISDVRAADGDGPLTSVPFTVGEFDTVMGAALTITVPDDADRVEVAYRTSPSASGLQWLEPRQTAGQRHPFLFSQAQAIHARSFVPLQDTPAIRFTYEAIVRVPPGLRAVMSANNTPELAEDGVYRFEMPQRIPSYLLAIAAGDLEFKAMGERTGVYAEAELLDAAADEFADTERMLELAEQAYGPYRWGRYDLLILPPSFPFGGMENPRLSFITPTVIAGDRSLVALIAHELAHSWSGNLVTNSNWAHLWMNEGFTTYLTNRIMERVYGSRRYRMEMALGYADLQGSLASMDASITRLVMPEAGGDPDAAFSDIPYEKGALFLYELEQRLGRETFDAFLLDYFDRFAFQSVDTDTFMAHMDSTLLADYGDVLDRDRILEWIYQPGLPEG
- a CDS encoding ATP-binding protein is translated as MKARLRARFRLLATLQALLLGLTLALLGLALTSTDHVAVPLVLGIIATFQLMALVRFVERHVETLEEFFSAVNYEDLAKRFVTDDLDAELKRAFNRILARFGETRAQRDLQANYLETVVRHVPVPLIAVRHDGSVTFMNQPARRLTGITALADLNELSTLDPDLAERMQAIEPGDQRLLQTRLRGIPAELRVSVAQIRSEERTERIYSLENLSGELTERESTAWRNLIRVLTHEIMNTLTPVTSLANTCDEMLGEEDSIDDVREAIQTIARRSEGLMGFVARYREVLRVPRPKVERLPVHDVLQAAVRLSDDKLRGVDVQLSVTPESLQVNADPQLLDQVLINLLKNATDALAGVDSPKLQLTARLHHGRVIIEVTDNGPGISKEVLEQIFVPFFTTKREGSGIGLSLSRQIMSAHGGAISVSSGERGTQVTLAF
- a CDS encoding sigma-54 dependent transcriptional regulator is translated as MPGQGTFLVIDDDADVLTTARLLLRRHFGRILTTDDPSRIEALMGSERIDVFLLDMNFAIGDNTGADGLRWLKRILEIDPDAVVVLMTAFGDLDTAVRAMREGAADFVLKPWQNDKLVATLGVALALRESRTRLAALAHPQPIDDFVATSAKMLEVLRTVERVAPTDATVLIRGENGTGKEVIARALHALSPRANRPLVAVDLGAIPEHLFESELFGHRKGAFTDAKQDRAGRFQAAQGGTLFLDELGNLPLALQTRLLRVLESREVVPLGADTPVPVDVRLLAATNQDLEKMVAEGRFREDLLYRLNTIEVRLPPLRERLEDLPPLIEHLTQLHARKYRLTARQPSDAALAALRAHRWPGNVRELSHAVERALILGAGDHLDVQDFNLPGAAHASPASPPPPSGNLNLEENERRLVKTALSQADGSVADAARALGITRAALYRRMRKFDL
- a CDS encoding HlyD family efflux transporter periplasmic adaptor subunit, translating into MDRPVQRRAHRFWIGAAIAIVAVAGGAFALRGLEPTTSFTLDGQRLRIAEVSEGTYEDFIPLRASVEPQRTVFLDAIEGGRVEDVLVEEGAFVEAGQPLVELSNTTLQLEVIARESEISEQLNNLRNTELAIEQNRLSLKSDLVEIDYQITRLSRLVARYETLEGRQFLSNNEYQESKDELAYWRSRREVTRESQKVDERIRLVQVDQLRNSVSQLERNLALAREKLDMLMVRAPRDGHLTSLNAELGESKAPGERLGQIDDVDGFKASALVNEFYVGQVRLGQQAVFTDGGREYGLEISKIYPEVQGAQFRVDLRFLGNAPTDIRRGQTLQLRLQLGDSQGDAVLLANGPFFNDTGGAWAFVLDADGTAARRRPVQFGRRNPNRLEVEAGLVPGDRVIVSSYATFIDVDRLQIER
- a CDS encoding ABC transporter ATP-binding protein, with the protein product MIELHDVSKVYRTSTVETTALRNVSVDVGAGEFIAIMGPSGCGKSTLLNVLGMLDSPSSGRYVFDGEDIAGYGEGRLAQLRKRSIGFIFQSFNLVDELTVAENVMLPLLYQKVPARERRQRVQTVLEKINIAHRADHRPQQLSGGQQQRVAVARAVVTNPKLILADEPTGNLDSANGEEVLNLLNQLNEEGTTIIMVTHDATHANHASRTVHMLDGSVLAENVVPAPRRGREVANA